Proteins from a genomic interval of Caulobacter sp. NIBR1757:
- a CDS encoding aspartyl/asparaginyl beta-hydroxylase domain-containing protein yields the protein MTSAGADLVNQAMAALQRRDSARALTLLGQARVQAPDDLEILMNIALAQRVGGDLRAAIASLDRVLMADPYHFMAMLSKAALVEQVSGPKAAALVYRNVLKIAPPESHLPPGVAAPLARARTVVDQHADSLAQHLDARVAEVRGRHGNQSLGRFDEALQILSGRKRAYVSEPVDFHYPQLPAVPFFDRGLFPWFPELEAATDMIRGELEGALAAADAAFAPYIDYPAGAPVNQWAELNRSRRWRSLWLWRDGVRQDAACKQCPKTAELLSRLPLCDQQGYAPTALFSALEANTHIPPHTGSTNARLLVHLPLILPGPARFRVGNDLRSWKMGEAWAFDDTIEHEAWNDADQLRVILIFDVWNPLLSEAERELVTAMMLAKRDFYAS from the coding sequence ATGACGTCGGCGGGGGCCGATCTGGTCAATCAGGCGATGGCCGCCTTGCAGCGCCGCGACTCCGCGCGGGCGCTGACCCTGCTTGGCCAGGCCCGCGTCCAGGCCCCGGACGACCTCGAGATCCTGATGAACATCGCCCTGGCCCAGCGGGTCGGCGGCGACCTACGCGCCGCCATCGCCAGCCTCGACCGGGTGCTGATGGCCGACCCCTATCACTTCATGGCCATGCTCTCGAAGGCGGCCCTGGTCGAACAGGTCTCCGGGCCCAAGGCGGCGGCGCTGGTCTATCGCAACGTCCTGAAGATCGCCCCGCCCGAAAGCCATCTGCCGCCGGGCGTCGCCGCCCCGCTGGCCCGGGCCCGGACGGTCGTCGACCAGCATGCCGACAGTCTGGCCCAGCATCTCGACGCCCGTGTCGCCGAGGTTCGCGGCCGGCATGGCAACCAGAGCCTCGGCCGCTTCGACGAGGCGCTGCAGATCCTCAGCGGCCGCAAGCGGGCTTACGTCTCCGAGCCGGTCGACTTCCACTACCCGCAACTACCGGCCGTGCCCTTCTTCGACCGCGGCCTCTTCCCCTGGTTCCCGGAGCTGGAAGCGGCGACCGACATGATCCGGGGTGAGCTGGAGGGGGCGCTGGCCGCCGCCGACGCCGCCTTCGCCCCCTACATCGACTATCCGGCCGGCGCCCCGGTCAACCAGTGGGCGGAGCTCAACAGGTCGCGCCGCTGGCGGTCCCTGTGGCTGTGGCGCGACGGCGTGAGGCAGGACGCCGCCTGCAAGCAGTGTCCGAAGACGGCGGAGCTGCTCTCGCGCCTGCCCCTGTGCGACCAGCAGGGCTATGCCCCCACGGCCCTGTTCTCCGCCCTTGAGGCCAACACCCACATCCCGCCCCACACCGGCTCGACCAACGCCCGGCTGCTGGTCCACCTGCCGCTGATCCTGCCCGGACCAGCCCGGTTCCGGGTCGGCAACGACCTGCGCTCCTGGAAGATGGGCGAGGCCTGGGCCTTCGACGACACCATCGAGCACGAAGCCTGGAACGACGCCGACCAGCTCCGCGTGATCCTGATCTTCGACGTCTGGAACCCCCTGCTCAGCGAGGCCGAGCGCGAACTGGTGACGGCCATGATGCTGGCCAAACGGGACTTCTACGCGTCGTGA
- the gltB gene encoding glutamate synthase large subunit, with protein MSNVLDLYLKNRQLLIDGNAYDPSMERDSCGVGLVCAIDGKPRREIVDLAIKALKAVWHRGAVDADGKTGDGAGILLSVPQAFFEEQVAGTGHALRPGPIAVGQVFLPRTDLGAQEAARTIVESEALRFGFYIYGWRQVPVDTSVIGEKANATRPEIEQIMLSPPPGLEGEALERALFLARKRIEKRVAQAAIQDFYLCSLSARSLIYKGMFLAESIDAFYPDLRDERFEAAVAIFHQRYSTNTFPQWRLAQPFRMLAHNGEINTIKGNINWMKSHEIRMAAQAFGDLGDDIKPVVQAGGSDSAALDNTFEVLVRAGRSAPMAKALLVPEAWNAKSDEQMKPEHKALYSYCNAVMEPWDGPAALCATDGRWVVAGKDRNGLRPLRAALTDDGLLIVGSEAGMCGVPDERISRKLTIHPGRMIAIDLTEGRMYGEEEIVDELAQRHPYKDWLANMVDLEKEIGPGPEDRLCADREELTRRQTAAGYSLEDLEMVLAPMVEDGKEAIGSMGDDAPLAVLSDKYRPLSHFFRQNFSQVTNPPIDPLRETGVMSLKTRFKNLGNILAQDEAQTDVYVLESPVLTTGMYDRILGYIAGKNLAVIDCTMPLPAPEARAGDALRANLDRIKAEAEDAALRGCSTIVLTDTESGPTRVGLPMILATAGVHAHLVAKGLRSYVSIIVRSAECMDTHYFAVLVGVGATAVNAWLAQESFQDRLERGLTGELSLRDVCVNFKTAIEQGLLKIISKMGIAVISSYRGGYNFEAMGLSRSLAAEFFPGMPSRISGIGLAGIEAKTVEIHRRAWAPAAIALPVGGFYKARRSGEAHAFEARLIHTLQAACDSGDYEAYKRWSAGLHRQKASQPRHLLDFRKGRTPVELDEVESVNEIRKRFLTPGMSLGALSPEAHGVLNIAMNRIGAKSVSGEGGEDRARYRPLPNGDNPNSAVKQIASGRFGVTAEYLNECREIEIKVAQGAKPGEGGQLPGFKVTELIARLRHATPGVMLISPPPHHDIYSIEDLAQLIYDLKQINPDARVTVKLVSMTGIGAIAAGVAKAKADVILIAGNVGGTGASPQTSIKYAGSPWELGLSEANQVLTLNNLRHHVTLRTDGGLRTGRDIVMAAMLGAEEFGIGTASLVAMGCIMVRQCHSNTCPVGVCTQDDALRQKFTGTPEKVINLFTFIAEEVREILSDLGFRSLLEVVGRTDLLAQVSRGGEHLDDLDLNPLLVRADPGSNPPYSTVNGRNPVPDTLDAQIVRDAAPLLQRGEKMQLTYTVRNTARAIGARISSHIVRKFGMSALPAGHLTVELKGSAGQSLGAFAVRGLRIVLTGEANDYVGKGLSGATIVIKPSRHLVAPETNVILGNTVLYGATSGKLFAAGQAGERFAVRNSGATTVVEGVGTNGLEYMTGGTAVILGPVGENFAAGMTGGMAFVLDLSGRFKGCVNPDSVVVQRLASAHWEEVLKKLVREHAHETGSAFAEGLLRDWERTRGLFWQVCPKEMLGRIDHPLEAEEAAHERA; from the coding sequence ATGTCCAACGTCCTCGACCTCTACCTCAAGAACCGCCAGCTGCTGATCGACGGCAACGCCTACGATCCCTCCATGGAACGCGACTCCTGCGGCGTCGGCCTGGTCTGCGCCATCGACGGCAAGCCGCGCCGCGAGATCGTCGACCTGGCGATCAAGGCCCTGAAGGCGGTCTGGCACCGGGGCGCCGTCGACGCCGACGGCAAGACCGGCGACGGGGCCGGCATCCTGCTGTCCGTTCCCCAGGCCTTCTTCGAGGAACAGGTGGCCGGCACCGGCCATGCCCTGCGGCCCGGCCCGATCGCCGTCGGCCAGGTCTTCCTGCCGCGCACGGATCTCGGCGCCCAGGAAGCCGCCCGGACCATCGTCGAAAGCGAGGCCTTGCGCTTCGGCTTCTATATCTACGGCTGGCGCCAGGTGCCGGTCGATACCTCGGTGATCGGCGAGAAGGCCAACGCCACCCGCCCCGAGATCGAGCAGATCATGCTGTCGCCGCCCCCCGGCCTCGAGGGCGAGGCGCTGGAGCGGGCCCTGTTCCTGGCCCGCAAGCGGATCGAGAAGCGCGTCGCCCAGGCGGCCATCCAGGACTTCTACCTCTGCAGCCTGTCGGCCCGGTCGCTGATCTACAAGGGCATGTTCCTGGCCGAGAGCATCGACGCCTTCTACCCTGACCTGCGCGACGAGCGGTTCGAGGCGGCGGTGGCCATCTTCCACCAGCGCTATTCGACCAACACCTTCCCGCAATGGCGCCTGGCCCAGCCGTTCCGCATGCTGGCCCACAATGGTGAGATCAACACCATCAAGGGCAACATCAACTGGATGAAGAGCCACGAGATCCGCATGGCCGCCCAGGCTTTCGGCGATCTCGGCGACGACATCAAGCCGGTGGTGCAGGCGGGCGGATCGGACAGCGCCGCCCTCGACAACACCTTCGAGGTGCTGGTCCGCGCCGGCCGCAGCGCCCCGATGGCCAAGGCCCTGCTGGTGCCGGAAGCCTGGAACGCCAAGTCCGACGAGCAGATGAAGCCCGAGCACAAGGCGCTCTATTCCTACTGCAACGCGGTCATGGAACCCTGGGACGGACCCGCCGCCCTGTGCGCCACCGACGGCCGCTGGGTGGTGGCCGGCAAGGACCGTAACGGCCTGCGCCCGCTGCGCGCCGCCCTGACCGACGATGGTCTGCTGATTGTCGGGTCCGAGGCCGGCATGTGTGGGGTGCCGGACGAGCGGATCAGCCGCAAGCTGACCATTCACCCGGGCCGGATGATCGCCATCGATCTGACCGAAGGGCGCATGTACGGCGAGGAGGAGATCGTCGACGAACTGGCCCAGCGGCATCCCTACAAGGACTGGCTGGCCAACATGGTCGATCTCGAAAAGGAGATCGGCCCCGGGCCGGAAGACCGCCTGTGCGCCGACCGCGAGGAACTGACCCGTCGCCAGACGGCGGCCGGCTATTCGCTCGAGGACCTGGAGATGGTGCTGGCTCCCATGGTCGAGGACGGCAAGGAGGCGATCGGCTCGATGGGCGACGACGCGCCGCTGGCCGTGCTCAGCGACAAGTACCGGCCGCTCAGCCACTTCTTCCGCCAGAACTTCAGCCAGGTGACCAACCCGCCGATCGACCCCTTGCGGGAGACGGGCGTCATGAGCCTGAAGACCCGGTTCAAGAACCTCGGCAACATCCTGGCCCAGGACGAGGCCCAGACCGACGTCTATGTGCTGGAAAGCCCGGTGCTGACCACCGGCATGTACGACCGCATCCTCGGCTACATCGCCGGCAAGAACCTGGCCGTCATCGACTGCACCATGCCGCTGCCGGCCCCCGAGGCGCGGGCCGGCGACGCCCTTCGCGCGAACCTCGACCGCATCAAGGCCGAGGCCGAAGACGCCGCCCTGCGCGGCTGCTCGACCATCGTCCTGACCGACACCGAAAGCGGCCCGACCCGCGTCGGCCTGCCGATGATCCTGGCCACCGCCGGGGTGCATGCCCACCTGGTGGCCAAGGGCCTGCGCTCCTACGTCTCGATCATCGTCCGCTCGGCCGAGTGCATGGACACCCACTACTTCGCCGTCCTGGTCGGGGTCGGGGCGACGGCGGTCAACGCCTGGCTCGCCCAGGAAAGCTTCCAGGATCGGCTGGAGCGCGGCCTGACCGGGGAGTTGAGCCTTCGCGACGTCTGCGTGAACTTCAAGACGGCCATCGAGCAGGGCCTGCTGAAGATCATCTCCAAGATGGGCATCGCGGTGATCTCCAGCTACCGCGGCGGCTACAACTTCGAGGCCATGGGCCTGTCGCGCTCGCTGGCGGCGGAGTTCTTCCCCGGCATGCCCAGCCGCATTTCCGGCATCGGCCTGGCCGGCATCGAGGCCAAGACGGTCGAGATCCACCGCCGCGCCTGGGCGCCGGCCGCCATCGCCCTGCCGGTCGGCGGCTTCTACAAGGCCCGCCGCTCGGGCGAGGCCCATGCCTTCGAAGCCCGGCTGATCCACACCCTTCAGGCCGCCTGCGACAGCGGCGACTACGAGGCCTACAAACGCTGGAGCGCCGGCCTGCACCGCCAGAAGGCCAGCCAGCCGCGCCACCTGCTCGACTTCCGCAAGGGCCGCACCCCCGTCGAGCTGGACGAGGTCGAGAGCGTCAACGAGATCCGCAAGCGCTTCCTGACCCCCGGCATGAGCCTGGGCGCCCTCAGCCCCGAGGCCCATGGCGTCCTCAACATCGCCATGAACCGCATCGGGGCCAAGTCCGTCTCCGGCGAGGGCGGCGAGGACCGGGCCCGCTACCGGCCGCTGCCCAACGGCGACAACCCCAACAGCGCCGTCAAGCAGATCGCCTCCGGCCGGTTCGGCGTCACCGCCGAATACCTGAACGAATGCCGCGAGATCGAGATCAAGGTCGCCCAGGGCGCCAAGCCCGGCGAGGGCGGCCAGCTGCCCGGCTTCAAGGTCACCGAACTGATCGCCAGGCTGCGCCACGCCACGCCCGGCGTCATGCTGATCAGTCCGCCGCCGCACCACGACATCTATTCGATCGAGGACCTGGCGCAGCTCATCTATGACCTCAAGCAGATCAACCCCGACGCCCGGGTGACGGTGAAGCTGGTTTCGATGACCGGCATCGGCGCCATCGCGGCCGGCGTGGCCAAGGCCAAGGCGGATGTCATCCTGATCGCCGGCAACGTCGGCGGCACGGGCGCCTCGCCCCAGACTTCGATCAAGTACGCCGGCTCGCCCTGGGAACTGGGACTTTCCGAGGCCAACCAGGTGCTGACCCTCAACAACCTGCGCCACCATGTGACCCTGCGCACCGACGGGGGCCTGCGCACCGGCCGCGACATCGTCATGGCGGCGATGCTGGGGGCCGAGGAGTTCGGCATCGGCACCGCCTCGCTGGTGGCCATGGGCTGCATCATGGTCCGCCAGTGCCATAGCAACACCTGCCCGGTCGGCGTCTGCACCCAGGACGATGCCCTGCGCCAGAAGTTCACCGGCACGCCGGAAAAGGTCATCAACCTCTTCACCTTCATCGCCGAGGAAGTTCGCGAGATCCTGTCGGACCTCGGTTTCCGCTCGCTGCTGGAAGTGGTCGGCCGCACCGACCTGCTGGCCCAGGTCAGCCGCGGCGGCGAACACCTCGACGACCTCGACTTGAACCCCCTGCTGGTTCGGGCCGACCCGGGCAGCAACCCGCCCTATTCGACGGTCAACGGCCGCAACCCCGTGCCCGACACCCTCGACGCCCAGATCGTCCGCGACGCTGCCCCGCTGCTGCAGCGCGGCGAGAAGATGCAGCTGACCTACACGGTGCGGAACACAGCCCGGGCCATCGGCGCGCGCATCTCAAGCCATATCGTGCGCAAGTTCGGGATGAGCGCCCTGCCGGCCGGCCACCTGACCGTCGAGCTGAAGGGCTCGGCCGGCCAGAGCCTCGGCGCCTTCGCCGTCAGAGGCCTGCGCATCGTGCTGACCGGCGAGGCCAACGACTATGTCGGCAAGGGCCTGTCGGGCGCCACCATCGTCATCAAGCCCTCGCGCCACCTGGTGGCGCCGGAGACCAACGTCATCCTCGGCAACACCGTCCTCTACGGCGCGACCAGCGGAAAGCTGTTCGCCGCCGGCCAGGCCGGCGAGCGGTTCGCGGTGCGCAACTCGGGCGCCACGACGGTGGTCGAGGGCGTCGGCACCAACGGCCTCGAATACATGACCGGCGGCACGGCGGTGATCCTCGGCCCCGTCGGCGAGAACTTCGCGGCCGGCATGACCGGCGGCATGGCCTTCGTCCTCGACCTGTCCGGCCGCTTCAAGGGCTGCGTCAATCCCGACAGCGTCGTCGTCCAGCGGCTGGCCTCGGCCCATTGGGAAGAGGTGCTGAAGAAGCTGGTCCGCGAGCACGCCCATGAGACCGGGTCGGCCTTCGCCGAAGGCCTGCTGCGCGACTGGGAGCGGACGCGTGGCCTGTTCTGGCAGGTCTGTCCCAAGGAAATGCTCGGCCGTATCGACCATCCGTTGGAGGCCGAGGAGGCCGCGCACGAACGGGCCTAG
- a CDS encoding NAD(P)-dependent oxidoreductase, which translates to MAERMLKFTVIDRRTPPKREAGARDRDFQEIYADFVDAKASEQASRCSQCGVPFCQTHCPLHNNIPDWLRMTATGRVREAYELSQATSSMPEICGRICPQDRLCEGNCVIEQSGHGTVTIGAVERYLSDRAWEEGWVAPLVQGAPRGQSVGVVGAGPAGLSAAERLFELGYDVTVYDRYDRPGGLLVYGIPGFKLEKDVVQRRTDRLADGGIVFRLNFEVGRDASLEDLRREHDAVLLATGVYAAKDLPVPGAGSGGVVAALDYLTASNRKGYGDAVPAFDSGELDAEGKNVVVVGGGDTAMDCVRTAIRQGAASVTCLYRRDRENMPGSLREVTNAEEEGVVFEWLAGPRAVTGDAGQASGVRAARMRLGPADASGRQSPEPIENGDFEIKADLVIKALGFDPEDLPTTLGSPDLEVSRAGTVKINRRSKETNLPGVYAAGDIARGASLVVWAIRDGFDAAASIHKQLSATPALVAAE; encoded by the coding sequence ATGGCCGAACGGATGTTGAAGTTCACGGTGATCGACCGCCGCACGCCGCCGAAGCGTGAGGCCGGCGCGCGCGACCGCGACTTCCAGGAAATCTACGCCGACTTCGTCGATGCCAAGGCGTCGGAGCAGGCCTCGCGCTGCTCGCAATGCGGCGTGCCCTTCTGTCAGACCCATTGCCCGCTGCACAACAACATCCCCGACTGGCTGCGGATGACCGCGACCGGACGGGTGCGCGAGGCCTATGAGCTGTCGCAGGCGACCAGCAGCATGCCCGAAATCTGTGGCCGCATCTGCCCGCAGGACCGCCTGTGCGAGGGCAATTGCGTCATCGAGCAGTCGGGGCACGGCACCGTCACCATCGGCGCGGTCGAACGCTATCTGTCCGACAGGGCCTGGGAAGAAGGCTGGGTCGCGCCCCTCGTGCAGGGCGCGCCGCGCGGCCAGTCGGTCGGCGTCGTCGGCGCCGGCCCGGCCGGGCTGTCCGCCGCCGAGCGCCTGTTCGAACTGGGCTATGACGTCACCGTCTATGACCGTTACGACCGGCCGGGCGGCCTGCTCGTCTATGGCATCCCCGGCTTCAAGCTGGAGAAGGACGTCGTCCAGCGCCGCACCGACCGCCTCGCCGACGGCGGCATCGTCTTCAGGCTGAACTTCGAGGTCGGCAGGGACGCCAGCCTCGAGGACCTGCGCCGCGAGCATGACGCCGTGCTACTGGCCACCGGCGTCTATGCCGCCAAGGACCTGCCGGTGCCCGGCGCCGGCTCGGGCGGCGTGGTCGCCGCCCTCGACTATCTGACAGCCTCCAACCGCAAGGGCTACGGCGACGCCGTGCCGGCCTTCGACAGCGGCGAGCTGGACGCCGAAGGCAAGAATGTCGTCGTCGTCGGCGGCGGCGACACGGCGATGGACTGCGTGCGCACCGCCATCCGCCAGGGCGCGGCCAGCGTCACCTGCCTCTACCGCCGCGACCGCGAGAACATGCCCGGCTCCCTGCGCGAAGTGACCAACGCCGAGGAAGAGGGCGTCGTCTTCGAATGGCTGGCCGGCCCCCGCGCCGTCACCGGAGACGCCGGCCAGGCCAGCGGCGTGCGCGCCGCCCGCATGCGCCTGGGTCCCGCCGACGCCTCCGGCCGCCAGAGCCCCGAGCCGATCGAGAACGGCGACTTCGAGATCAAGGCGGACCTGGTCATCAAGGCCCTCGGCTTCGATCCGGAAGACCTGCCGACGACCTTGGGCAGCCCCGACCTGGAGGTCAGCCGGGCCGGGACGGTGAAGATCAATCGCCGCTCCAAGGAAACGAACCTGCCGGGCGTCTACGCCGCCGGCGACATTGCCCGCGGCGCCTCGCTCGTCGTCTGGGCCATCCGCGACGGCTTCGACGCCGCCGCCTCGATCCACAAGCAGCTGTCGGCGACGCCGGCGCTGGTCGCCGCGGAGTAG
- a CDS encoding undecaprenyl-diphosphate phosphatase: protein MPDWLSAIILGLVEGLTEFIPVSSTGHLLLTSRALGLEPGFWDTLVVMIQLGAILAVIALYFQRLWAVLIGLPTRPEDRRFALSVLIAFIPAVVLGLLLHDFIKEVLFNPTIVCWSLIAGGVVLILLDRWRPTPKVTDAMQTPFRTALGVGLLQCLSMIPGVSRSGATIVGGVLMGMERRAAAEFSFFLAIPTMVGAFALDFIDSREAIFARPDGVMLIAIGFVVSFVSGLVVIKWMLGFIDKHGLSPFGWWRILAGVVGLGLLAFT, encoded by the coding sequence ATGCCCGACTGGTTGTCCGCCATCATCCTCGGCCTCGTCGAGGGCCTGACCGAGTTCATTCCGGTCTCCTCCACGGGCCATCTGCTGCTGACCAGCCGGGCCCTGGGCCTGGAGCCGGGGTTCTGGGACACCCTGGTGGTGATGATCCAGCTGGGCGCCATCCTCGCGGTCATCGCCCTCTACTTCCAGCGCCTCTGGGCCGTGCTGATCGGCCTGCCCACCAGGCCCGAGGATCGCCGCTTCGCCCTCAGCGTGCTGATCGCCTTCATCCCGGCGGTCGTGCTTGGCCTTCTGCTGCACGACTTCATCAAGGAAGTTCTGTTCAACCCGACCATCGTCTGCTGGTCGCTGATCGCCGGCGGGGTGGTGCTGATCCTGCTCGACCGCTGGCGCCCGACGCCGAAGGTCACCGACGCAATGCAGACGCCCTTCCGCACAGCCCTCGGCGTCGGCCTGCTTCAGTGCCTGTCGATGATCCCCGGCGTCTCGCGCTCGGGGGCCACCATCGTCGGCGGCGTGCTGATGGGCATGGAGCGGCGGGCGGCGGCCGAGTTCAGCTTCTTCCTGGCCATCCCGACCATGGTCGGCGCTTTCGCCCTCGACTTCATCGACAGCCGCGAGGCCATCTTTGCCCGCCCCGACGGGGTGATGCTGATCGCCATCGGCTTCGTCGTCTCGTTCGTCAGCGGCCTCGTCGTGATCAAGTGGATGCTGGGCTTCATCGACAAGCATGGCCTCAGCCCGTTCGGCTGGTGGCGCATCCTGGCGGGGGTCGTGGGGCTGGGGTTGCTGGCCTTTACCTAA
- the argE gene encoding acetylornithine deacetylase, protein MTVSPDALHDRAVGILTTLVGFDTTSRRSNLALIEWVEAYLADLGVESRRVSNADGSKANLMARIGPAAAGGVILSGHTDVVPVDGQPWSTDPWVLTEKDGKLYGRGSADMKGFIALALAAVPELAKADLKRPAWLAFSYDEEIGCLGAPAMIEALSREDPPPALAVVGEPTGMEVVGAHKGILSAKVTVTGHEAHSSQTHLGVSANMAALKLMGELTAMADRLIADADPASPFEPKHATLTIGLIHGGTAVNILARQCSFSFDLRSPPDQDPAALLAPFWERCAAMDAELKARFPECGVEWELYSNVPPLALQPGGPAEALARRLAGDNGPLRAVSYAAEAGQFQRGGFPVVLCGPGWIDQAHQPDEWIEVAQLRRGAGFMVRLVEALSAP, encoded by the coding sequence ATGACTGTTTCCCCTGACGCCCTTCACGACCGCGCCGTCGGCATCCTGACCACCCTGGTCGGTTTCGACACCACCTCGCGCCGCTCCAACCTGGCGCTGATCGAATGGGTCGAGGCCTATCTCGCGGACCTCGGCGTCGAGAGCCGGCGGGTGAGCAACGCCGATGGCTCCAAGGCCAATCTGATGGCGCGCATCGGGCCGGCGGCGGCGGGCGGGGTGATCCTGTCGGGCCATACCGACGTGGTGCCGGTCGATGGCCAGCCCTGGTCGACTGACCCCTGGGTGCTGACCGAGAAGGACGGCAAGCTCTACGGACGGGGCAGCGCCGACATGAAGGGGTTCATCGCCCTGGCCCTGGCGGCCGTACCGGAGCTGGCGAAGGCGGATTTGAAGCGGCCGGCGTGGCTGGCGTTTTCCTATGACGAGGAGATCGGCTGTCTCGGCGCCCCGGCGATGATCGAGGCCCTCAGCCGCGAAGACCCGCCGCCGGCCTTGGCCGTGGTCGGCGAGCCGACCGGCATGGAGGTGGTCGGGGCCCACAAGGGCATCCTGTCCGCCAAGGTCACGGTGACGGGCCATGAGGCGCATTCCAGCCAGACGCATCTGGGCGTCTCGGCCAACATGGCGGCGCTGAAGCTGATGGGCGAGCTGACGGCGATGGCCGACCGGCTGATCGCTGACGCCGACCCGGCTTCCCCGTTCGAGCCGAAGCACGCGACCCTGACCATCGGCCTGATCCACGGCGGCACGGCGGTGAACATCCTGGCCCGCCAATGCAGCTTCAGCTTCGACCTGCGCAGCCCGCCCGACCAGGATCCGGCGGCGTTGCTGGCGCCGTTCTGGGAGCGGTGCGCGGCGATGGACGCCGAGCTGAAGGCGCGGTTCCCCGAGTGCGGGGTCGAGTGGGAGCTGTACAGCAACGTCCCGCCCTTGGCCCTGCAGCCGGGCGGACCGGCCGAGGCGCTGGCGCGGCGGTTGGCCGGCGACAACGGGCCGCTGCGGGCGGTGTCCTACGCGGCCGAAGCGGGGCAGTTCCAGCGCGGCGGGTTCCCGGTGGTCCTCTGCGGCCCGGGCTGGATCGACCAGGCGCACCAGCCGGACGAATGGATCGAGGTGGCGCAGCTGCGGCGCGGGGCGGGGTTCATGGTGCGGTTGGTGGAGGCGTTGTCGGCCCCATAA